A genomic region of Anaerobranca californiensis DSM 14826 contains the following coding sequences:
- a CDS encoding response regulator transcription factor, with product MTERILIIDDEELLVKGLSHSLMKEGFLVDSAFDGEEGLSKFKEKGYSLIILDLMLPKIDGMSLCKEIRKESAIPIIMLTAKGDDVDKILGLEYGADDYLTKPFNTKELIARIKAVLRRTGKKIGNVMEFGELKIVLNNRQVFHRGENIELTAKEFDILALLATHPGKIYTRENLLDLIWGYEYYGDVRTVDVHVRRIREKIEDNPSEPQYIITKWGVGYFFGGPENVY from the coding sequence ATGACAGAAAGAATTTTGATTATCGATGATGAAGAATTATTAGTAAAGGGATTAAGCCATAGTTTAATGAAAGAAGGCTTTTTAGTAGATTCTGCCTTTGATGGTGAAGAAGGTCTATCAAAGTTTAAAGAAAAGGGATATAGTTTAATTATCCTAGATCTAATGCTCCCTAAAATTGATGGGATGAGTCTTTGTAAAGAAATAAGAAAAGAATCTGCTATCCCTATAATAATGTTAACTGCTAAGGGGGATGATGTTGATAAAATTCTAGGTTTAGAATATGGAGCCGATGACTATCTGACAAAACCCTTTAATACTAAGGAGTTAATTGCCAGAATCAAAGCTGTGTTACGGAGAACTGGCAAAAAAATAGGGAATGTAATGGAATTTGGTGAGCTTAAAATTGTACTAAACAATAGACAGGTATTCCATAGAGGGGAAAATATCGAATTGACAGCAAAGGAATTTGATATTTTAGCCCTTTTAGCAACCCATCCTGGTAAAATTTATACTAGGGAAAATCTCTTAGATTTAATTTGGGGATACGAATATTATGGTGATGTCAGGACAGTAGATGTTCATGTCAGAAGAATCAGGGAAAAAATTGAAGATAATCCTAGTGAACCCCAATACATAATCACTAAATGGGGAGTAGGTTATTTCTTCGGAGGCCCGGAAAATGTTTATTAG